From the Triticum urartu cultivar G1812 chromosome 4, Tu2.1, whole genome shotgun sequence genome, the window ATTCCTCATCCTTAGTGAATTATCATTTCTAGATAGCTAGGTACAAATTTGATAGACCATAAGGGGGATTCTACCCTCATCCATGTAGTATATGTTGCCATAGTAGTTGGTACACTAGACTGGTCATTTTCATTATCTTTGACAAGTAAGGATTTTTTTTTTCATGTATACAAAATGTCTAGAACCTCCGGGTTTTGCATCTCATAGTGATATTGGAGAAGTCCTTTGAGAAGGATGTGATGATTTCCATGTTATTCCATAATAGCCTTTCTCCAGCCCGACCATTTTGGAACAAGCTTTTCCTTTTTCGCTCTTTCTCTTATCCTTGGTTCATTGTTTTCATAACTGTGAGCTATGTGTGCAGTATACATAATTCTTTGCAACTAAAAAACAACCCATTATAGGTTCTTTCGGCTCATGATTCTTGAAGACTTATGACGGGAAGGATAAACTATTATAAGAAGCTTTACATTCACATCAATATTTACAAGGTACAATACATTCATGCATAGGGACGAATGTGTGATATGAAACCAATCATTTTTCACAAACCGGTTTCTGTGGGATCTTTTCTCAAAAGATAACCAACAACCCAACATCTTACTTACTTACTTACATATCATCAAATTCCCCTAGAAACTGCAACGAGACGGGTGTTTTTCCATTCATCTTTCTTTCTCGCAAATTGGCACCGTACATACATATAAATCGGTACCGTGTATAATAATGACCGTGTATAATAATGCTTCTGCAGTCTGCACAGTTCATGTTGAACTGGAAATAATACATCAATCGCAACTAGTACTAAATAATCGTAGCGTTCACCGAAGCGGGTATCGTGGCTGCTAGGCCGGCAGCACCGATGGAGCAACCCTGCAGGTGTTGTAGGACTGGCAATGGCAACACTTTCTCTGTCCCGCCATGCCCGGATACACCCGGGTCGTGTCCCAGCAGTGGTTGCACACGATCCATCCCTGCACCCACCCACAAACACACGCCACGAGTAATGGCATCAGAAAACCATCACATTTATATAACTTGCTACTACTAGAAGAATAGTGGTAATGAGTCTGAGTCAGTTGAAGCCTTTTTTTTAAGAAAAAGTATATTTTCAAATTTCCAGAAATTATGCAGTACTTTTTTTTGCGGAAAAAATTATGCAGTACTCTTTTCCACAAGTACATATGCATTCTTATTATGTTCCTATAAAATTTCACAAAGAAACATGTTTATTTGAGGGCTACAAAAATATGTGAGTTGCAAATGTGTCACTGACCTTTCCCATGTGTAAGAACTTCGCCTCAATCTGACAAAAAGAGATACAAAAAAAAAATCTCAGGCCGGGGCCAAGAACATGAAGAGAAAAGGAACCCAAGATGAAAATCATGCTGATGCTACGGATCTTACTGAGAAAATACTTACCTCGGCATCTAAGGCCCTCAGGAATTTCTCCATGTCAAAGATGGACACGGAGCACATGGGGCAAGTGAACCTGCAGATACGTGGAGGATAGCGTTATCTATCTATCCAAGCAAGAAGAACAAGATCACACGAAAGGGATGGGATGTGTGGGTCGATAGGAAGGCATAGGCGATTACTTGTCGTGCTTGAGCATCTCGTGGAAGCACTGCAAGTGCATGGTGTGGCCGCATCGCAGCACCGACGCCTCCCTCAGGGAGTCGAACAGGTACTCGTAGCAGATCGGGCAGTTGTTCTTCATCGAGTCCTCGATGCAGACATGCTTATCCCGGAGGGTCACCGAGTAGCACGATCCTGCGGCAGCGGTACCCGGCGGATTGAGATACATATATGGTTGGAATCGGAGTGAATCGGAGTGATTCGGACTGTGTCATGGAAGGAATAAGGATCATGCTTGCTTACCGCACTTGTGGCAGTGAAAGAAGTTGTCCTTGCCTCCAACTCTGTTGGAAAAGATGCATGTATCACAGTTTCAGTTAGTCAGCTCGGCATCTTGAACTTTCAGGGCGATGTGTCAAAGTACAACAACTGAATGAAAGTGAAGACTCATTTGTGAATTTTGTACAATCTTGCATAATTTGGCCTGGTTTCATGTGCTCTCAGTCTCTCAATTAAGCATCAGTTCGGAAGATATGATAGGAGTAGCTACCTGCAGATGCCGCAGTCTTTGCAGTGGTATTGCTCCTTGTCGACCTGCACAGCAGCAGCAAGATCCCATCAACAACAACCCAATcaccaccaaatccaaatccaaATCCAGCACAGGCACAGGGACAGGGATCTCAATTCTCACATCGTCGTCGAAGAATTTGCACGCCCGGCAGAAGTACTCCCCCATGCACACGCCGCAGTTGCTGCACACCTGCGCGACCTGATGATCACCACCAGTGCCAAACTGTTAGTGTTATACCCAAACTCTGAAACTAGACTATTAGCAGCACAAGAAAGAAGAAAGTGGGGAATCGCCGTCAGATGCTAACCGGCTGCTCGGTGTCACAGACGAGACATATAACCTACGGAAAAAGGAAATGTTGTTTTGTTAGCGAGAAAGCTGAAGGTGAAGTCAAGAAACAAGATTTCCGGGCACTGGGAACATAATAGATAGTATGAGAAATGAAGAGGAGGAAGCAGTGAGAGAAGTGCGCACCGATTCAACTGCGTGGCGGTCGAGCTCGTGCCCGTCTTTCTAAGCCCGATCCAAGAAGAACAAGATGCAGTTGGAAAGACAGAGATTATCCAAAGAACGAAAGAAATGTGAGCATCATCAACCCAAGCAGACCAGAGAAGAGAGCAAGGAGAAGAGAGGCAGAGCAGAGACCGTGGAGTCGTTGTGGCAATGGCGGCAGTGGAAGACGTCGTTGCAGCAGGGCGCCCGGATCCTGCACCGCCTCCTATAGTGCTTGCACCTGCGACCACACACCCCGAGGTCAGCTACTGCTCCAGCCAAGGATAGTAGTACAGACAAGTAGCAGGGGCGAGAGGAGAGGCGGACGGACCCGAAGCCCATCTTGGCGAACCCGTGGCGAGCGGCGTCGAGCTCCATCTCCATATCCATTGGCGAGATTGCTGTTCTTGTCCGGGCtcgacggaggcggcggcggcggcggcttcggatCTGGCTTCTGCTCTGCTTCTAGCCTTCTACTGCCGTTGCTGCCTGTTGCCGCGCTCGCTTAGGAGGGCGAGGAGAGCATTTTTATACTGTCACTGCAGTCTAGCGTGCCTGCCTAcccctctcttctcttcttcctctacaGTTGTAGTATGACTGAAGAAGTATAGTTTCCGGAGCGCAGAGGATCTACATGGATAGACCTACTGCCATTTCTTTAACTTATCAAGAATTCAAGATCCAGGAGGGGAGCCTTTGCGCATCTTTCTTTCTCCCTCTTGTTTATACTCGTAAGCAATTATCAACAGCGTTGCTTTTTGTTACGGGAAGGAGGTGGTGGCGTGCGGGCGGGCCAAAGATGGAAGCTCCGAAAGCACTCGGGATGGGATGACGATTCTTTACTCCTCCGGCGGGTCACTGCGTTCTAACTCCACTGCGCACGCGTCAGCCCATCACTCTGAATTACACTCTATCGTCACCGCTCACCGGAGGCGCGCGGAAGAAGACCTCTGACCCGGACGGCTTCCCGTGAAAGCCCCGAATCCTCTGAATGTACGTACAGTATATCTCATCAGTTTGACTGACGCCGGGGGCAGATCCCCAAGCATAAATGTACGTTGGTTTGTTGATCGGTCCTGTCAAGGTCGACCTGACGCCCCTTCTTCCCTGTTTCTTTACCAGGCAGGATCGGGATGGCGCAGCTGCAGGCAGCACTGGGCAGTAGAGTATTTCATTCATGTGGATCATGAAGCCGAGATTTTTCATACTCATTCATTTCGCCGCCGATCGCTCCATCATGATCGGTGTACAGAACATGATTTCTTTTCTTTGGTCGATCGGATCGCCTTGCTGCCCTGCCTGCTCGCGTATACGAGTACTAATAATTGGACTGATGACGCTGGGTTGTGTAAGTGTAACCGTAGTAGTGGCGCGCACGAGTCGCCCGGGGATCTCGTGACTGACTGACATCACGTGGGCTAGCATGGCGGCTTGGAATCGTCATCCACTGCAAGTTGCCCGCCGGCCATGCACAGACACGACCAGCTCTGCTCTGGGACCGAGATCGGTCTGGGGCTCGCGCGCACTCACTTGTCACAAGAGCATCGCTGCCGATACTGCCTTATTTTTAATCGTCGTGCGGACGTGCACACATAGACGGCGATTCTTACCAAGACACACGCACGCACTTTGACTCCGTAGCGGTTCCCATCAAGCCTCGAGGCTTTCATGTCGGCCCCTCCGGACTCCCTGCAGCACTGTAGTTTTTCTTTTTTAACGAATACGCTAAGGTAGCGTATCATTGCATTGATAGGAGGGTTAGAACAAGTACAAGGAGGGGGCCATAGTCTCGTACACACGAATGGCAAGGCTATGGACCCGGAGGAAGCAGAAGACATGAGGATGCTCAGCCCCAAGGGAGTACATGATAAAGTTACAAGATTGCGCGCAGCCATCCCTCGAGCTCCTGCCGCGGCCCAGGAGCGAGCTTCGTCTCTGATTGCCGCAATGAGTGTGGCAGATGAAGGGGCCACTTTGTCGAAGATGATCGCGTTCCGGTGCCGCCATAGTGACCAAGCCGTGAGTGATGCAATGGTGGCCAGGCCTCGACGCCGAGAGGTCGGGGTGAGCAACATGGCAGCAGAAAGCCAAGCAAAGTAGCTTGTAGAGCCGTCGGGGGCAACGGTTGCTGGGGAGCACCATGATAGGATCTCGTGCCAAGTGATGCGCGCGAAAACGCAGCCCACAAGGATGTGGTGAAGCGTCTCGGGCTCCTAAGAGCAGAAGACACACGCCGGTTCGTGGGGGAGGCCTCGTCGAGCTAGACGGTCAGCTGTCCAGCATCGATTGAGGGAAGCAAGCCATATGAAGAATTGAACCGAGGTGGGGGCGTTGGTTTGCCATGCGAGACGCCAGAACTCCGAGGTAGTAGAGCCCAGGAATAGCGCGTTGTAGCAAGAGGAGGCGGAGTACACTCTGTTTTCGGTCCAGCGCCAGCGCAGAAGAGCAGGGCGCGGGGAGAGCACAACCTGCCGTAGGCGATGCCAGAGTCCCACGTATTCCACCGAAGCGGCGAGGCCAAGGGCACCCTGGATGTCCGAAATCCAGCAGCGGTCGGTAAGTGCTTGGACAACCGTGCGTGAGCGGCGAGTTCTCTTAGGGACGATGGTGGCGAGGGCGGGAGCAAAGTCGAGGAGGGATTGCCCGTCAAGCCAAGGGTCTTCCCAGAAGCGGCAAGTTGCGCCATCCCCAAGTATCCAGGAGGTGGAGGTACGGAAGAATTGGAGCACCTCGGGGTCGTGAGGGAGCTGCAGGTGTGACCAGGGCCTCGAGGGATCAATTGCCTTGAGCCACAGCCAGCGTATGCGGAGGGAGACACCCGTGCGGTGGAGATCACGTATGCCTAAGCCGCTCAGCTCGATTGGGCGACATACTatgtaacacccccagtgtcatgctacagtaaccctctatAATTAAACTAATCATTTTCCAAACAGTTCTTAATCACCTATGTTCAATACCCATTTGGAAATTCCAGTCAAATCAAATTCAAGTGAAGTTTGAAGTTGCCCAAAAGTTGctggaaaaatgttcatcatttgtCAAAAATTGCATAGCAGTTATTTATTAAGGAACACAACATCACTTTTGTCCAAAGATGGGCTTTAGCAATTATATCAGCACCAATTCAGCATTTTAAAATGCTATCCTATTTATGAAAATTATCAAATGAATTATCTTGGACTTCAAATTATTTATGGCACTGTCTAATATCACTAGGGAATAAAAGGGGCACTTCCTATATTTTCCCTAAGTAAATAGCATGCCCTtttgtttcttacccatctctgtttatttaaaaaaaggaaaaggaaaagaaaaaggggagagagagagagaaggaaacctCCTTTTCCCCACCGGGCCTCAACCCCTCTGGCCCAGATGGCCACTCACATGGCCCAGCAGGCCCACCCCGGCTGGATaaccccccaccaccaccactaaCCCTAGCGCACACCCCCAACTACCCCCACTCACCGATCCCCCCTCCCCTCGTCAGCCCCCACCCctcgatcccgatctggatcgggggtgCCTCCGGCCACGCTCGAGTCGGCGCCCCAGTCGCTCGTCGTCGCCGCCTGTCTACCTCCTCCACGGAGCTCCCCCTCGTCACGACGCTCCAGACGTCGTTGCCCCGATCCTGCGCCGTCCCACGCCCTCGTTGCCGTGCGCCGTCGTCGGCACCAACCCTGTCGACGGGCCTCCTTCGCCGCCAACCCCATCGCCGGTCCGCCCCAACAGTCGCCTCCTCGTGTCCCCGTCTCCCCCTCAACGGCCCACCACGAGCCTCGCCGCCCCCGTACCCCTGCAACGCCCGTGAGCAGCTGCCTTCTCCCTTCCCTCTGCCCTCCGCACTCGCCGCCCCCCCCATCCACCGTGGCCGCGCCTCGGCGCTGCTGCTCTCCCCTGCTCCGCGCCACCGCACCATCCATAGCCTCCAATGCGCCCGCGCGCGCCCGCCGTACGCCgacactgttgggtttcgtagtaatttcaaaaaaattcctacgcacacgcaagatca encodes:
- the LOC125550536 gene encoding E3 ubiquitin-protein ligase SRFP1-like, which codes for MDMEMELDAARHGFAKMGFGCKHYRRRCRIRAPCCNDVFHCRHCHNDSTKDGHELDRHAVESVICLVCDTEQPVAQVCSNCGVCMGEYFCRACKFFDDDVDKEQYHCKDCGICRVGGKDNFFHCHKCGSCYSVTLRDKHVCIEDSMKNNCPICYEYLFDSLREASVLRCGHTMHLQCFHEMLKHDKFTCPMCSVSIFDMEKFLRALDAEIEAKFLHMGKGWIVCNHCWDTTRVYPGMAGQRKCCHCQSYNTCRVAPSVLPA